The Porites lutea chromosome 9, jaPorLute2.1, whole genome shotgun sequence sequence agTTGTTGACATTTGTCAGCGtgagagtccttctcacgaaaaaagcattttcttaaaaattcgtcgttttttttccttcaaattttttcagggccactattgattaactaactacccgtattctgaatttcatgatcattgaaaaactgtgacattatcttctaaaAGCcaaaacttgagtaaacattgaagatttttagcgttttggctgagtttgtgctttgggagttttctattgtttctagtctgttcttgttcttgttcagcacgcatgcaatgaccgcgcttggctgacttccgaatgctcaccgagaatgataattttggtacggtGAGACAGGCGATGGCGTGATAcgtagaggtttaactcaccatttttaatcaattctcgtgcttcttgtgcctttacaaaaaaaatcaagaaatgcTACACACTGAATCTACTTaccataaaaaaaatatcatttttacaTAGGTTTAAcacaagccaataattaaaccaactcatTACTTATCCTTTTATCTGGTAGTGAAAAAATAAACTACACTTGTAAGCACTGTCAGTTTTTTTGTGACTCTTGGTTTCACTCTAGAATCTTTCTTGCTCGTCTTGCTTAGAGGTAATGCTAAAATTGTTAGCAAAGCCCTTGTACCTCCTTCAGTATACAAAGCGCTGAGGTTGTTCATGTCTTAGACGTtacgtgacgggaatcccttcaaATTATCATACCTCGGTGaacattcggaagtcagccaggcgcggtcattgcacgcgtgctgaaaaAACATgttgtatcatgacagactagaaacaatagaaaactcccaaagcacaaactcagccaaaacgctaaaaatcttcaatgtttacacCAGTTTGGGCTTATAATGCATATAATGCATATaatgcaaggacccatctgttataaagatccccaaaatCAAGGGATatatctcatagtttattagatataatcgtgtaaaaatggcttttcattttcgcataaattatgacctaaatttggaaaccgctgaatttctcgaattcggtctttggtgaaactctgttcagcgcaaggcactaatgcgcactatgtgtagccgagagattttcacgaaaaaatgtaggcaacagcagattttcgactcagacctcaaaggggcgtggcattataaccacgtgacatttactccgatcgcccaaaaattttatgttatattgtagattgatctatatgttatccattctatgtgttacacttacgataaaagtaaatatGGGGATACCAGGGAGCTTTAAAGTAGGAtggtgcccccccccccaaaaaaaaaaaacactgggtcgagtcaccttaaaagtTATACACCAATCACAGGTGCCTTAATTGAAAGATATTGTAAATGCAAGTTATTGGTTAATTTGCAGCAGCAGCCACTTAAAGACTAAAATATAGATACAGCACGTGATTTAGGCTCTCAAGTTTATTAAACTTCCTAGCAACCTTTTACATTATTTACACTACTACTAAACAATATATTGAATAGCTCTCCACGCTTAAGGACACGCTATGATACACATAATCTTAAACTTGCTTGCATTTATTCTTACCGTGCCAATTAATTTTACTTAGAGGAACAAGAATGATCATAAAAGAAAGTTTCTATCGGCTGATGATTGAGTGAATCAGTTTTCTACTAACACAAGTATAAAACTTAAACAACAAGAGTCTAGTCCGAATCTGGCTGAGAAGAAACCCTTTTGAAGTGGAAATCCGTATCTAGTCGTTGCCGTTGGTATGGGTTTGAAATGTTACggaatttacagtgtagctaTGTAATAAGCTATAAAGATTATCCCAGCTGGTTTATTTTCATTCACACCAATTTGTGCATTCAGTCAGTAAGGTAATCACGCCATGAATCAAAGCCAATATGGCTTGCCACGTGTATCAGTCAGAGAAACCTACCTGGCCTTACTTTTCCTAATTTTATTAAGCTATAACACGATACTTATGATATGTAAGCTAAGAATGTGATGTTGTaataaacttttctttcttttttaaagcagTGTTAACTCCAAAACTGTATTTGAAACTAACTGTTATCTTtggataataaaaaatttatgtGACTATCAAccacaaaattaataaatacactTTGCACGGATTGTCCTAAGGTCCCTTTGGGACACAATTTTAGGGTTCATAGTTGTTATTGGCTACTTTCTCTTGAACACTAATGGAATGGAATGCTTTACAGCCTCTGTTAACAAAGACCAAAGCCAAATGGGTATATAGCCAAGTGATCATaacataatttgaaaaaaaaaaaaaaattaaaacaaataaatagatgCACACTGACTTGAAACACGTCATgattgaaaaacaacaacaatcaagaaaaaaacaCGTTTACTAATGTGAATGTCAAACTCAGCATAATTACATTTGTCAATAACTTACAAAACTTCACTGCACTTGGTAACAAATAAATGTTGCTACCAACAAAGAAATTCTTTGATGAACCCAAGAGCATGTGAACACCATTTACTTGAATAATTTGCAGCCCCTCGACAAGTGACAACATCAGAAAGCACTCATGGCTCTGTATCCTGAGCATGTAAAATCAACTTGCCGTTGATAAACCAGAGAAAGGTTACTGTAGCTTCATTTTATGGCAAGTATCCTTTGGTTTTATGTGCAAGATGCTACtttcggatttttttttcatgtctttATCTAGGCTTTAATACTTGACATCCAAAGCTGTATCCTAGTTAGTTTGCAGGAGAGACAATTGACTGCAGTTGAGGAGGATTTGAAGATTGGGATGAAGTCACTTCagatttttttagcttttgccATGTGTCACCAAGAGCTTTAGCAAAGTGGTCATCAACTGAACCAGCAGATGGGCTAACACACTTGTAATCCTCACCGAGACTACGACGAAAATGTTCTTCAACGAAAGGGTCAATCATTCCAGATTCAACCACCTCACGTCTGTGAGGACCTGGATAGCAAAACATGTCTGTTGGACCACATAGGTGTGGTGGTGCCATAAAACCAACTGGTCTTTGAATAATGTTTGTAGAGGTTATCACAGACGGCCTTGAGTGTGATGGCACCTGAGAATGTAGATATCCAGCCTCTTCTGATCTTGGAACAATTGAAATGAGGGGAGGAGGACCTGACTCAATTCTTGACTTTGTTGTGGGTGCTGGGTTTAATGGTGACCtacaaaataatgatttttaaacAACATTAATTTTGGAAGGCTGCAATGTTACACACCATGAATGAAAGTTCAGTTCAGTTGTCCTAGAGAAAAATGTGGGTAATTGTGATGCTACCTAAAATTACAGAACAAAGTGAGTGAAACTGGGCACTATTTGTCATACTTCAACTACTCCTTGCATAATTATACATctaaacaaaaagtaaacttATGACTATAAAATACACAAACAATATAGAATAGTCCAAACATTAATTAAAAGCCTGCAACGCAGTGCAACCTATAAGAGAAATATATGGAAAGTCTTAATCCATTAAATAAATCAGCTCTAACAAAGTGTTCCCAGCATCCTTTTTGAGCAGGATTGCTGTTA is a genomic window containing:
- the LOC140947513 gene encoding uncharacterized protein isoform X2; its protein translation is MVRNSIVETKKASESEASEDSPKVMPSAENRRKRNLERRDIAQALNFDDGRLGKLSSVKTAGTQTSPLNPAPTTKSRIESGPPPLISIVPRSEEAGYLHSQVPSHSRPSVITSTNIIQRPVGFMAPPHLCGPTDMFCYPGPHRREVVESGMIDPFVEEHFRRSLGEDYKCVSPSAGSVDDHFAKALGDTWQKLKKSEVTSSQSSNPPQLQSIVSPAN
- the LOC140947513 gene encoding transcription cofactor vestigial-like protein 4 isoform X1, whose protein sequence is MIMETPLDVLSRAASLVQPDTRETSESEASEDSPKVMPSAENRRKRNLERRDIAQALNFDDGRLGKLSSVKTAGTQTSPLNPAPTTKSRIESGPPPLISIVPRSEEAGYLHSQVPSHSRPSVITSTNIIQRPVGFMAPPHLCGPTDMFCYPGPHRREVVESGMIDPFVEEHFRRSLGEDYKCVSPSAGSVDDHFAKALGDTWQKLKKSEVTSSQSSNPPQLQSIVSPAN